Part of the Gilliamella sp. wkB7 genome is shown below.
ATGAATCCTAACCAATTGAAACATTTTAAACTTATCTTAGAAGCATGGCTTTCACAATTACAAGGTGAAATGGGTAAAACTGTTTCTCACATGCAAGATGAGGCTGCAAATTTTCCAGATCCAGCTGACCGAGCAACTCAAGAAGAGGAGTTCAGTCTTGAGTTACGTGCTCGCGATAGAGAACGTCGACTCATTAAGAAAATTGAAAAAACATTAAAGAAAATCGAAATAGATGATTTTGGTTTTTGTGAATCTTGTGGCGTTGAAATTGGTATTCGCCGTTTAGAAGCACGCCCAACGGCTGATTTATGCATCGATTGTAAAACATTAGCTGAACTTCGTGAAAAACAAATGGGTATATAATTCCATTTAATCAACTTGTTTACTTAATACGTCCATGCAATATATTGGTCGTTTTGCCCCCTCACCTTCGGGACCATTACATTTTGGTTCGTTGGTGACGGCT
Proteins encoded:
- the dksA gene encoding RNA polymerase-binding protein DksA — its product is MKKEQKVNTSSLSLLSIAGLEPYKEAKGEEYMNPNQLKHFKLILEAWLSQLQGEMGKTVSHMQDEAANFPDPADRATQEEEFSLELRARDRERRLIKKIEKTLKKIEIDDFGFCESCGVEIGIRRLEARPTADLCIDCKTLAELREKQMGI